From Pelosinus fermentans DSM 17108, the proteins below share one genomic window:
- a CDS encoding menaquinone biosynthetic enzyme MqnA/MqnD family protein: MDNQSLGNIKFINCLPLHYGLSHGGFGEKLSIYSATPAQLNQLIVTEQLNISPVSSIIYAQNSEKLVVLPNVSISAENALESIILVSKHPIEQLKQARIALTSKSATSHGLLKIIMHHAYQASPEYFVSPLSLDEGVLEDAEAVLFIGDDALMAYHHQLAGYYYYDLGGEWKKLTGLPMVYAVWALNRKFADLNKDYVQMVYEKVTGGFQYGLTHIADAARTLQDTFSLTAAQIVHYIGLLNYQFSPAHEQALLTYYRMAHDLGLSPNITEIEFAKVVK, translated from the coding sequence ATGGATAATCAAAGCTTAGGAAATATCAAATTTATTAACTGTTTGCCGCTGCACTATGGGTTATCTCACGGCGGCTTTGGAGAAAAACTTTCGATCTATTCAGCAACTCCGGCCCAGCTTAATCAACTAATAGTCACGGAACAATTAAATATTAGTCCTGTGTCTTCTATTATATATGCACAAAACAGTGAGAAATTAGTAGTGCTGCCCAATGTGTCCATCAGTGCAGAGAACGCATTAGAGAGTATTATCTTAGTGTCAAAACATCCAATTGAGCAGTTAAAGCAGGCTCGTATTGCACTGACGTCCAAATCAGCGACTTCTCATGGCTTGTTAAAAATCATTATGCATCATGCATATCAAGCTTCCCCGGAATATTTTGTCAGTCCCTTGTCTCTTGACGAAGGGGTATTAGAGGATGCAGAGGCAGTATTATTTATTGGTGATGATGCTCTTATGGCTTATCATCATCAATTGGCTGGCTACTATTATTATGATCTGGGAGGGGAGTGGAAAAAACTCACCGGCCTTCCTATGGTATATGCGGTATGGGCACTCAATCGTAAGTTTGCTGATCTAAATAAAGACTATGTACAAATGGTATATGAGAAAGTGACTGGCGGATTTCAATATGGTCTAACTCATATAGCGGATGCTGCTCGTACCTTACAAGATACGTTCTCTTTAACAGCGGCACAAATTGTTCATTATATTGGCTTGCTCAACTATCAATTCAGCCCTGCTCATGAACAGGCTTTATTGACATATTATAGAATGGCTCATGATTTAGGTTTAAGTCCTAACATAACAGAGATTGAGTTTGCAAAGGTGGTAAAATGA